The following proteins are co-located in the Macaca thibetana thibetana isolate TM-01 chromosome 6, ASM2454274v1, whole genome shotgun sequence genome:
- the SYNPO gene encoding synaptopodin isoform X1 → MEGYSEEASLLRHLERVASEEEEVPLVVYLKENAALLTANGLHLSQNREAQQSSPAPPPAEDHSPAADVNQNLASPSATLTTPVSNSSHNPPATDVNQNPPATVAPQSLPLSSIQQNSSEAQLPSNGTVPASKPSTLCADGQPQAPAEEVRCSTLLIDKVSTPATTTSTFSREATLIPSSRPPASDFMSSSLLIDIQPNTLVVSADQEMSGRAAATTPTKVYSEVHFTLAKPPSVVNRTARPFGIQAPGGTSQMERSPMLERRHFGEKAPAPQLPSIPDRSPRPQRHIMSHSPMVERRLMGQRSPASERRPLGNFTAPPTYTETLSTAPLASWVRSPPSYSALYPSSDPKSSHLKGQAVPASKTGILEESMARRGSRKSMFTFVEKPKVTPNPDLLDLVQTADEKRRQRDQGEVGVEEEPFALGAEASNFQQEPAPRDRASPAAVEEAVPEWASCLKSPRIQAKPKPKPNQNLSEASGKGAELYARRQSRMEKYVIESSSHTPELARCPSPTMSLPSSWKYPTNAPGAFRVASRSPARTPPASLYHGYLPENGVLRPEPTKQPPYQLRPSLFVLSPIKEPAKVSPRAASPAKPSSLDLVPNLPKGALPPSPALPRPSRSSPGLYTSPGQDSLQPTAVSPPYGGDISPVSPSRAWSPRAKQAPRPSFSTRNAGIEAQDRRESLPTSPPWTPGASRPPSSLDGWVSPGPWEPSRGSSMSSPPPLPPPPPMSPSWSERSVSPLRPETEARPPSRQLQALLARNIINAARRKSASPRSAGAENLRPFSPPRAPPPPPPRMRSPQPARPGSAAMLGAAFAPIPRSPLPAGPSSCTSPRSPLPAPPRPFLYRRSPTDSDVSLDSEDSGAKSPGILGYNICPRGWNGSLRLKRGSLPAEASCTT, encoded by the exons ATGGAGGGGTACTCAGAGGAGGCTAGCTTGCTGCGGCACCTGGAGAGGGTGGCcagtgaggaggaagaggtgCCACTGGTGGTTTATCTAAAAGAGAACGCAGCACTGCTGACAGCCAATGGGCTCCACCTGTCCCAAAACCGAGAGGCCCAGCAGTCCTCACCGGCCCCACCTCCAGCTGAGGACCACAGCCCAGCTGCAGATGTCAACCAAAACCTTGCCTCGCCCAGTGCCACGCTCACCACACCAGTTTCTAACAGCAGCCACAACCCGCCAGCCACCGATGTCAATCAGAACCCACCGGCAACTGTCGCTCCACAGAGCCTGCCACTCTCTAGCATCCAACAGAATTCCTCAGAGGCCCAACTCCCATCCAATGGCACAGTGCCTGCTTCCAAACCCAGCACCCTGTGTGCTGACGGGCAACCCCAGGCACCAGCTGAGGAAGTGAGGTGCAGCACACTCCTAATTGACAAGGTATCAACTCCAGCTACCACCACCAGCACCTTCTCCAGAGAAGCTACGCTCATCCCCAGCTCCAGGCCCCCAGCCTCAGATTTCATGTCCAGTTCCCTGCTCATTGACATCCAGCCCAACACCCTGGTGGTGTCAGCAGATCAAGAGATGTCTGGGCGagcagctgccaccacacccaccaagGTCTACAGTGAGGTCCACTTCACACTGGCCAAGCCCCCATCAGTGGTCAACAGGACGGCCAGGCCTTTTGGGATCCAGGCGCCAGGGGGCACCAGCCAGATGGAGAGGAGCCCCATGCTAGAGAGACGACATTTTGGAGAGAAGGCTCCGGCTCCCCAGCTCCCCAGTATCCCAGACAGGAGTCCCCGGCCACAGAGACACATAATGTCCCACAGCCCCATGGTGGAAAGGAGGCTGATGGGGCAGCGAAGCCCGGCCTCAGAGAGACGCCCCTTGGGGAACTTCACTGCACCCCCCACCTACACTGAGACCTTGTCCACAGCCCCTCTGGCTTCCTGGGTGAGGTCTCCTCCCTCATATTCTGCCCTGTACCCCAGCTCCGACCCCAAGTCTTCTCATCTGAAGGGTCAGGCTGTTCCTGCCAGCAAGACAGGCATTCTGGAGGAGTCGATGGCCCGCCGGGGCAGCCGCAAATCCATGTTTACCTTCGTGGAGAAGCCCAAGGTGACCCCGAATCCAGACCTGCTGGATCTGGTACAGACAGCGGATGAGAAGCGGCGGCAGAGGGACCAGGGGGAGGTAGGCGTGGAGGAGGAGCCCTTCGCACTGGGGGCCGAGGCCTCCAACTTCCAGCAGGAGCCAGCACCTCGCGACAGGGCCAGCCCCGCGGCGGTAGAGGAGGCGGTCCCGGAGTGGGCCTCCTGCCTCAAGTCACCCCGCATCCAGGCCAAGCCGAAGCCCAAACCCAACCAGAACCTCTCCGAGGCCTCTGGGAAGGGGGCTGAGCTCTATGCCCGCCGCCAGTCACGGATGGAGAAATATGTCATCGAGTCTTCAAGTCATACACCGGAGCTGGCCCGCTGCCCATCACCTACCATgtccctgccttcctcctggaAATACCCCACTAACGCCCCCGGGGCCTTCCGAGTGGCATCCCGAAGCCCAGCCCGGACCCCGCCTGCCTCCCTCTACCATGGCTACCTGCCTGAGAACGGGGTCCTGCGCCCAGAGCCCACCAAGCAGCCGCCGTACCAGCTGCGGCCCTCGCTCTTTGTCCTCTCTCCTATCAAGGAGCCTGCCAAGGTCTCGCCAAGAGCTGCCTCGCCTGCCAAGCCCAGCTCCTTGGACCTGGTGCCCAACCTGCCCAAGGGGGCTCTCCCTCCGTCTCCTGCCCTGCCTCGGCCCTCCCGCTCCTCACCGGGCCTCTACACCTCCCCCGGCCAGGACAGCCTGCAGCCCACTGCTGTGAGCCCTCCCTATGGCGGTGACATCTCCCCTGTGTCTCCCTCCAGGGCATGGTCTCCCCGAGCCAAGCAGGCCCCCAGGCCCTCCTTCTCTACCCGGAACGCCGGGATTGAGGCTCAG GACCGCCGGGAGAGcctgcccacctcccctccctgGACGCCCGGCGCGTCCCGGCCCCCCAGCAGCCTAGACGGCTGGGTAAGCCCGGGGCCGTGGGAGCCAAGCCGCGGGAGCAGCATGAGCAGCCCCCCGCCGCTGCCGCCACCGCCGCCCATGTCTCCCTCGTGGAGCGAGCGCTCAGTGTCCCCGCTGCGACCGGAGACCGAGGCGCGGCCCCCCAGCCGCCAGCTGCAGGCGCTTCTGGCGCGAAACATCATCAACGCGGCCCGGCGCAAGAGCGCCTCCCCGCGGTCGGCGGGCGCCGAGAACCTGCGGCCCTTCTCCCCGCCAAGggcaccgccgccgccgcccccgcgcATGCGCTCGCCACAGCCCGCTCGCCCCGGCTCGGCTGCTATGCTGGGGGCAGCCTTCGCGCCCATCCCGCGGAGCCCGCTTCCCGCCGGGCCGTCGTCCTGCACCAGTCCCCGGAGCCCGCTGCCCGCGCCTCCCAGGCCCTTCCTCTACCGCCGCTCGCCCACGGACTCCGACGTGTCCCTCGACTCCGAGGACTCCGGAGCTAAGTCTCCCGGCATCCTCGGCTACAATATCTGTCCCCGCGGGTGGAACGGCAGCCTTCGGCTGAAGCGTGGCAGCCTCCCCGCCGAGGCCTCCTGCACCACCTAG